The following are encoded together in the Serratia odorifera genome:
- a CDS encoding DUF5908 family protein: protein MTLEIRELVIEARVVDDASQGQKAPREPGMSVAEQARWVELVTRRVLDALHEQRERQ, encoded by the coding sequence ATGACACTGGAGATACGCGAACTGGTGATTGAGGCCAGGGTGGTTGACGACGCGTCACAGGGCCAGAAAGCCCCCCGGGAGCCGGGGATGAGTGTCGCCGAGCAGGCGCGCTGGGTCGAGCTGGTGACCCGACGGGTACTGGACGCGTTGCATGAACAACGGGAGCGCCAATGA
- a CDS encoding GPW/gp25 family protein has protein sequence MSNQNEELIRLYGSGWRFPLRFEPRPVTDATDGLAPSAVVMSAGGDNVAQSLAMLFQTQPGERIMRPDYGCDMQSLMFANLSESMLGALRHRIVESVAHHEPRAEQVDVVLQEDPTLRGLLHVAVRYHLAGQTQQVTGQLNLLESEDGGRAWAIS, from the coding sequence ATGAGCAATCAGAATGAAGAATTGATCCGCTTGTATGGCTCGGGGTGGCGGTTCCCATTGCGCTTTGAACCCAGGCCCGTGACCGACGCCACGGATGGGCTTGCGCCCAGTGCGGTGGTGATGTCGGCAGGGGGGGATAATGTGGCGCAGAGTCTGGCGATGTTGTTTCAGACGCAGCCGGGTGAACGGATCATGCGGCCGGACTATGGCTGCGACATGCAATCGCTGATGTTCGCCAACCTGTCCGAGAGCATGTTGGGGGCATTGCGTCATCGGATTGTGGAGAGCGTGGCCCACCATGAACCTCGCGCGGAACAGGTGGACGTTGTTCTGCAGGAAGATCCGACGTTACGGGGGCTACTGCACGTTGCCGTGAGGTACCACCTGGCAGGACAGACCCAGCAGGTCACGGGGCAACTCAACCTGCTGGAAAGCGAAGACGGAGGCCGTGCATGGGCGATTTCGTAG
- a CDS encoding contractile injection system tape measure protein codes for MTKIIMGRLRFRLHTEERLAERLQNRCSIWFRAHLERALADVFIDYANTGKAPRVIDRLTVNVGDIPLSRFEAEMLERVLTQLKEQLNLRSLTRPAPGRQVPERATSAEPGLAAEPASVAPASETEAVSASTPARLFAHLLRYLDTGVAVDGHLWRSRQARDAWLHQALDGALPAVGPGGGTRPLPPRIALALRVLQPRARQRLVTTWSGQAISALATWLSPPLGLPSLPAAQAPGMVPLAALLALQRHPVSDPDLAAIMDRVSLSFPLPAVLRDGATAAAGAGEETEGVPSVTGGKGRVTLPVESVAEQWFGALHQTALPAALRGPLRAWLCEPSQARERGAILADVSVSVHRQLRATLGLPLLGQHKTEAPVTPGANDRHRPVTDGDEDDVPRPLTNAGLVLLWPLLPRLFSTFGWLEEGLFIDEQARGHAIGCLDWLAWGDPDLAQWRTPCTALLCGLDLDTPHEACLPSLSRQADLDAWLGGALATVPLLARCGASDLRTFFLQRTGTFDNASRRLVIEPEAPDVLLHQLPWPLTPVVLPWLPAPLCVDWIS; via the coding sequence ATGACAAAAATCATCATGGGACGGTTACGGTTCCGGTTGCACACGGAGGAGCGGCTGGCGGAGCGGTTGCAAAACCGCTGCAGCATCTGGTTTCGGGCGCACCTGGAGCGTGCGTTGGCGGACGTGTTCATTGATTACGCCAACACGGGGAAGGCGCCGCGGGTGATAGACCGGTTGACCGTCAACGTGGGCGACATTCCGCTGTCCCGCTTTGAGGCGGAGATGCTTGAGCGCGTTCTCACACAGTTGAAAGAGCAGTTGAACCTGCGGTCGCTGACGCGCCCGGCGCCAGGGCGGCAGGTACCGGAGCGCGCCACCTCGGCAGAGCCGGGGCTGGCCGCCGAACCGGCCTCTGTGGCCCCTGCATCCGAGACAGAGGCGGTATCGGCGTCAACACCGGCACGCCTGTTTGCGCATCTGCTGCGTTATCTGGATACCGGCGTGGCGGTTGACGGGCATCTCTGGCGTTCGCGACAGGCACGAGATGCCTGGTTGCACCAGGCGCTTGACGGGGCGTTGCCTGCGGTGGGGCCCGGCGGCGGCACGCGACCTCTCCCGCCGCGTATCGCGTTGGCGTTGAGGGTGCTGCAGCCCCGGGCCCGACAGCGGCTCGTGACAACCTGGTCGGGGCAGGCGATAAGCGCCCTGGCCACGTGGTTGTCCCCCCCGCTCGGGTTGCCGTCTCTGCCCGCGGCCCAGGCGCCCGGGATGGTGCCGCTGGCGGCCCTGCTCGCGCTGCAACGCCATCCTGTTTCCGACCCGGATCTGGCGGCCATCATGGACCGTGTTTCCCTGAGCTTCCCCCTTCCCGCCGTGCTGCGTGACGGTGCGACCGCCGCAGCCGGGGCGGGGGAAGAGACCGAGGGCGTGCCATCGGTGACCGGGGGAAAAGGCCGGGTGACGTTGCCGGTTGAGTCTGTCGCCGAACAGTGGTTCGGGGCGCTGCATCAGACGGCCTTGCCGGCGGCGTTGCGCGGTCCCTTGCGCGCCTGGCTGTGCGAGCCGAGCCAGGCGCGGGAGAGGGGGGCTATCCTGGCTGACGTGTCGGTGTCGGTGCATCGGCAACTGCGGGCAACGCTCGGTTTGCCGTTGCTCGGGCAACACAAGACGGAGGCACCTGTCACGCCGGGGGCGAATGACCGGCACCGTCCGGTTACCGATGGCGACGAGGACGATGTTCCCCGTCCCCTGACAAATGCGGGACTGGTGTTGCTCTGGCCTTTGCTGCCACGGCTGTTCAGTACCTTCGGCTGGCTGGAGGAGGGGCTGTTTATCGATGAACAGGCCCGCGGGCACGCGATAGGCTGCCTGGACTGGCTGGCCTGGGGCGATCCGGATCTGGCGCAATGGCGTACGCCCTGTACAGCATTACTGTGTGGGCTGGACCTGGATACGCCGCATGAAGCCTGTCTGCCGTCCCTCTCACGCCAGGCCGACCTTGATGCCTGGCTGGGCGGGGCACTGGCAACGGTGCCCCTGCTGGCGCGCTGCGGTGCGAGCGATTTGCGCACTTTTTTCCTGCAACGCACGGGCACATTTGATAACGCCTCCCGGCGGCTGGTGATTGAGCCGGAAGCCCCCGAT
- a CDS encoding phage tail sheath C-terminal domain-containing protein gives MTSGGISRCARLFNTLERDARTALQAAVFEPNSPLTWEQVRGGLDHYLNALWRKGALQGETPEQAYYVQIGLGTTMTQDDINQGRMVVRIGVAAVRPAEFIILQLTQNVIAS, from the coding sequence ATGACCTCTGGCGGTATATCCCGGTGCGCCCGCCTGTTCAACACCCTTGAGCGCGATGCCCGTACGGCCCTGCAAGCTGCGGTGTTTGAACCCAACAGTCCGCTGACCTGGGAGCAGGTGCGCGGCGGACTGGACCACTATCTCAATGCGTTGTGGCGCAAGGGCGCCTTGCAAGGGGAGACGCCTGAACAGGCGTATTACGTGCAGATTGGGCTCGGGACAACCATGACCCAGGACGACATCAACCAGGGCCGCATGGTTGTGCGGATCGGGGTGGCGGCGGTACGTCCGGCCGAGTTCATCATTCTGCAATTGACCCAAAACGTGATCGCCAGTTGA
- a CDS encoding phage tail sheath C-terminal domain-containing protein gives MLGVYGRTDEVDGVWKAPANEILLHVIKPAVRETLAREWFAANQPAINLIRSFAGRGTRIWGCRTLSSAAAFRYVQVRRTVTWIEANLKQICRFAVFEPNNEITWFQVRGLCRAWLRRVWLDGGLAGADETAAFSVRVGLNESMTAADIEAGRLVIAVGVSVLHAAEFIDVRLVLTVGDGQENGTSSQGSRNA, from the coding sequence GTGCTGGGCGTCTACGGGCGTACCGATGAGGTCGACGGCGTGTGGAAAGCCCCGGCCAACGAGATCTTGCTGCATGTGATTAAACCGGCGGTGCGTGAGACGCTGGCCCGGGAGTGGTTTGCCGCCAACCAGCCCGCCATCAACCTGATCCGCAGTTTTGCGGGCCGCGGCACCCGTATCTGGGGATGCCGGACCTTGTCTTCCGCGGCCGCCTTTCGTTATGTGCAGGTGCGCCGCACGGTGACCTGGATTGAGGCAAACCTGAAGCAGATTTGCCGGTTTGCGGTATTCGAGCCGAATAACGAGATCACCTGGTTTCAGGTTCGGGGGCTGTGTCGTGCCTGGCTGCGGCGGGTTTGGCTGGACGGGGGACTGGCAGGGGCCGATGAAACGGCCGCGTTTTCAGTCCGGGTCGGGCTGAATGAGAGCATGACGGCGGCCGATATCGAGGCCGGACGCCTGGTCATTGCGGTCGGTGTCTCGGTGCTGCATGCCGCGGAGTTCATTGATGTGAGGCTGGTGTTGACCGTCGGTGACGGTCAGGAGAATGGCACATCATCGCAGGGGAGTCGAAACGCATGA
- a CDS encoding helix-turn-helix domain-containing protein encodes MTETFVLSEWLLGRKVTDIARFCNRSVKTISAHKRNAMRKLNVKNNRDLYWKLVKKVQA; translated from the coding sequence GTGACTGAAACCTTTGTCCTGAGCGAATGGCTCCTTGGGCGAAAGGTCACTGATATCGCGCGATTCTGTAATCGCAGCGTAAAAACCATCAGTGCCCACAAGCGAAATGCCATGAGAAAACTCAACGTAAAAAATAACAGGGATTTGTATTGGAAATTAGTCAAGAAGGTGCAGGCGTAA
- a CDS encoding phage tail protein: MKTPWMSAPTLSHRFLATFFIKGIPSPMDIRFARVSGLGRELQITQLRQGGDNLGTVNLAERVTHGTLVFERGLATLTPVTAMFELALGQFANTYLNAVILLLDSHSRPLCSWTITDALPVKWSTGDLDATGNTVLIETLELAYHELHWAGR, from the coding sequence ATGAAAACACCATGGATGAGTGCGCCCACTCTGTCGCACCGTTTTTTGGCGACATTTTTTATCAAGGGCATTCCAAGTCCGATGGACATCCGGTTCGCCCGCGTTTCGGGGTTGGGTCGTGAGTTGCAAATCACCCAGTTGCGGCAAGGGGGGGATAACCTGGGCACGGTAAATCTGGCGGAGCGCGTGACCCATGGCACTCTGGTGTTTGAGCGGGGTCTGGCGACGCTGACGCCCGTCACCGCGATGTTCGAACTGGCGCTGGGTCAGTTTGCGAACACCTACCTGAATGCGGTGATCCTCCTGCTGGACAGCCATTCACGGCCGTTGTGCAGCTGGACGATAACGGATGCGCTGCCGGTCAAATGGAGCACCGGCGATCTGGATGCGACGGGCAACACGGTGCTGATCGAAACGCTGGAGCTGGCATATCACGAACTGCATTGGGCGGGGAGGTAG
- a CDS encoding contractile injection system protein, VgrG/Pvc8 family, whose product MSTESFTNRIAGALASSSLHDPEVNAKSPGAGRTEDAEGPTSPNLVTVRVGGQRVDTKEAFVEQIQMRHAVNEIPSATVVLNIPVDAPGDHTRFEQVMHLCRVGESVTVKMARLTVFDGVVGALKVTQTTKDKRQITVRLKSRLQRLKATHHNRLWKARQDTALVSELLKEHEVSVNSIALPAHESKQRCQWNSTDWHFLRAVLGLHGAWLWPHTDGRVTVKPPQLGGRSHSVSAKPEPHGVTLLDAEWEYSGLNQPQKMTTQSWDLSKQAVVKMTAKPQTLGQGGAGTVHGESPRGSRWHLVDGTVGGGATTVSRRRLVRRQQAQAVKLRLTLEGCLDWQVGDTVTLSHFGHPLDGKAIVTQVEFNCDLNARQGRTIIGVGLDEAAASAPPLVTPSGLMVAKVAPYRTDPRGKSWNRLPVKVPVLGEEIIWARMGHVYASDHSGVTFYPEAGDEVVLGFVGDMPVIMASLHNPQRKAAIEPDEKNAKKGMVLRHQGQRMELSFHRGTGEAVLALGEDKTPEQQLVVDKAKGVAISSLKGDLRADVKAGGAAVTTKKDIALMADEQLLFSGKKDVKLTSDMNMTLAAQETLTGQGKTGVQMESGEGKLALSPESADLSAVQTNVTGKGRVTVQGKEAVDIEGMSIEVKARGNAAISGPRVTVDGTADVGIKAPRVTVDGDMTEVGGTGITQVKGSMINLG is encoded by the coding sequence ATGAGCACCGAATCATTCACAAACCGGATCGCGGGGGCACTGGCTTCCTCCTCCCTGCACGATCCCGAGGTTAACGCGAAGAGCCCGGGCGCGGGGCGGACGGAGGACGCCGAGGGGCCGACATCCCCCAATCTCGTGACGGTACGGGTCGGCGGCCAGAGGGTGGACACGAAAGAGGCTTTCGTGGAGCAAATACAGATGCGACACGCCGTCAATGAAATTCCGTCGGCGACGGTGGTGCTGAATATTCCGGTGGACGCGCCAGGCGACCACACGCGTTTTGAGCAGGTGATGCATCTTTGTCGGGTCGGGGAATCGGTGACCGTGAAGATGGCAAGACTGACGGTGTTTGACGGCGTGGTGGGGGCGCTGAAGGTCACCCAGACCACAAAGGACAAGCGACAGATAACCGTACGACTGAAAAGTCGGTTACAGAGGCTGAAAGCCACCCACCATAACCGCCTCTGGAAGGCACGGCAGGATACGGCGCTGGTGAGTGAGCTCTTAAAGGAGCATGAGGTTTCCGTGAACAGCATCGCATTGCCGGCGCACGAGAGTAAGCAGCGCTGCCAGTGGAACAGTACTGACTGGCATTTTCTGCGGGCCGTGCTGGGATTGCATGGTGCCTGGCTGTGGCCGCATACGGATGGCCGTGTCACGGTGAAGCCCCCTCAACTGGGGGGGCGTTCACATTCTGTTTCGGCGAAGCCCGAGCCCCATGGTGTCACGTTGCTGGATGCCGAATGGGAGTATTCGGGGCTGAACCAACCCCAGAAAATGACGACGCAAAGCTGGGACCTGAGTAAACAGGCGGTGGTGAAAATGACGGCAAAGCCCCAGACCCTGGGGCAGGGGGGGGCTGGCACCGTCCACGGTGAAAGCCCTCGGGGCTCACGGTGGCACCTTGTTGACGGGACAGTGGGAGGGGGGGCAACAACAGTCAGCCGTCGACGGCTGGTTCGCCGGCAACAGGCGCAGGCGGTCAAGCTCCGTTTGACGCTTGAAGGCTGTCTGGACTGGCAAGTCGGGGATACGGTGACGCTGTCCCATTTTGGTCATCCTCTGGATGGGAAGGCGATCGTGACACAGGTTGAATTCAACTGTGATCTGAACGCGCGGCAAGGCCGGACGATTATCGGGGTGGGCCTGGATGAGGCGGCGGCGTCAGCACCGCCGCTGGTGACGCCTTCGGGCCTGATGGTGGCGAAAGTGGCCCCCTATCGCACCGATCCCCGTGGCAAATCGTGGAATCGCCTGCCGGTGAAGGTGCCGGTGCTTGGGGAGGAGATCATCTGGGCCCGCATGGGCCATGTGTACGCCAGCGACCACAGTGGCGTGACCTTTTACCCCGAGGCAGGCGACGAGGTGGTGCTGGGGTTTGTGGGGGATATGCCGGTGATTATGGCATCGTTGCACAACCCGCAGCGCAAGGCAGCGATCGAGCCCGACGAGAAGAATGCAAAAAAAGGCATGGTGCTGCGTCATCAGGGCCAGCGGATGGAGCTGAGCTTCCATCGTGGCACGGGGGAGGCGGTTCTGGCGCTCGGGGAAGACAAGACGCCGGAGCAGCAGCTTGTGGTCGACAAGGCGAAAGGGGTGGCGATATCGAGCCTGAAGGGCGATCTGCGGGCTGACGTGAAAGCGGGCGGCGCCGCCGTGACGACAAAAAAAGACATTGCGCTGATGGCCGACGAACAGCTGCTGTTCAGCGGGAAAAAAGACGTGAAGCTGACCAGCGACATGAACATGACACTGGCGGCGCAAGAGACGCTGACGGGACAGGGCAAGACCGGTGTGCAGATGGAGAGCGGCGAGGGAAAACTGGCGCTGTCACCGGAGTCGGCGGATCTGTCTGCGGTACAGACGAACGTGACGGGCAAGGGACGGGTGACGGTGCAGGGGAAAGAGGCCGTTGACATTGAAGGCATGAGCATTGAGGTGAAAGCCCGCGGCAACGCAGCAATTTCGGGGCCGAGGGTGACTGTCGACGGGACGGCTGACGTGGGCATTAAAGCGCCTCGTGTCACGGTGGATGGCGACATGACGGAGGTCGGCGGCACGGGGATCACCCAGGTGAAGGGCAGCATGATCAATTTGGGATGA
- a CDS encoding phage tail protein codes for MAILAKTIGSTYPIPTYRFVVSVGKEQMSFSSVSGLDQSVELVKYRDGTGNLYQMPGQLEPLTITLKRGIVPKQGQLYEWLNSISFNRVEKKDLSISLTNETGSELLVTWSVMNAFPTKWTGPSLDATSNEVAFEELTLAADRLTLQFH; via the coding sequence ATGGCAATTTTAGCTAAAACAATAGGCAGCACCTACCCAATTCCGACCTACCGTTTTGTGGTGTCAGTGGGCAAAGAGCAAATGAGTTTCAGCAGCGTGTCGGGGCTCGACCAGTCGGTGGAGTTGGTGAAATACCGGGATGGTACCGGCAATCTGTATCAGATGCCGGGTCAGCTTGAACCCTTAACCATCACGCTCAAACGCGGCATCGTCCCCAAGCAAGGCCAGTTATATGAATGGCTTAACTCCATTTCTTTCAACCGGGTGGAGAAGAAGGACCTGTCTATCAGCCTGACCAACGAGACGGGCTCCGAACTGCTGGTGACCTGGAGCGTGATGAACGCCTTCCCGACAAAATGGACCGGCCCGAGCCTTGATGCGACCAGCAATGAAGTCGCGTTTGAGGAGCTTACCCTGGCGGCCGATCGGCTGACCCTGCAATTTCACTGA